The Solea solea chromosome 15, fSolSol10.1, whole genome shotgun sequence genome segment GCACTAAATTTACCTTACTGTTGaattgcattttgttgattttttttttaactctgttctgatctttgattgtttttgtacatatttCAGTGGGCAGTGTGAAGGCCAGGGCAGACTCCCCAGACCTCCAGCGCTGTTTCTTTCAGCTCAGTGGTCTGGGAATGGACCCTGTCATCATACTGGGGGGATTCTCGTCTTTCTATACCCTCTACCCTTTCCTGTGCACACCACGAATGGTCCTGCTCGAACATGAGAGGCACACTCTCACCATCTACCCCTCCGAGATCCTGGAAGAGGCTCTCTACCAGGGCTCTGCCACGCAGGCCTCCGACTACCGCATCATCAAGAATTTACAAATCACACATGTGGTCAATGCCACTGCCAACTGCACTGACGCTTTCCCCAACATGTTGTGCTACCTGCGGCTGCGTCTGAGTGATGATGCCCAGCAGGACCTGGTACAGGCACTGCCACTGGCATCCAGGTTCATCAGCACGGCCCTGAAGGCTGAGCCAGCTGGCCGTGTTCTGGTCCACTGCAGTATGGGCAGAAGTCGCAGCTCGGCACTAACACTGGCCTTCCTCATGCAGCACCACCGCTGGACTCTTCTTCATGCCGTGCGCTGGTTGAAGGAGAGGAGGGCATGCACGGCACCCAACGTGAACTTCCTGCGTCAGCTGTTGACCTATGAGGAGCAGCTGTTTGGAAGCAGACTCACGACCCTTGACGACATTCGCAGATGAATGGAGATGAATTTGAATGGATTTGAACATGCACACTGAGAGAAagtctgtcatttttttacaatttacattCTAAAGAAGTGTAACATAAGCTGAGACTGAGTAAATAGAGGTGGAGTCTGTCCTAGAAGACTCTGACACCAGCCAGTAGTATTTCCCACTAATCCTGCTTTACCGTCAAGTCCACCACTGTGTCTTTTCTGTGCAATGTCCAGTAATCTTGCAGATGTGTACATTAATCAACACTGTATGACTCATCTAACTCACgttatgacattttgttgatagttaataaagtgtatttattattttttacatttaaggtgtttctttttcctttcaatTTATGGGATGATTCAAATACTTTCTAAGTCATGTaatctacagtatatgtacaaagtatttttgtttataGAGGCCAGAGCCTACTAAACGCTGCTGGTTTCAGGGCCCAAAAAAATCCCAAATACCCAAGGCCCATATGTTCAAGTTTGTAGAGCTATTCCTTTTTGCACTGAATTTCATTAATTCAAGCCTTGAAGTTCATCTGTCCTCTATCTTTAATTAGGGAGGAGCCGATACAATATTCAGTATTGCTATCGGCCCGatagataaaagataaaaatgtaaaatctgatacatactacactatgcacagactgtgaaagaaagtaaatataaataagcAATTGCAGTTTACCTGAGTCATGTTGTTGGCAGTTTATTTCTGCTCTATGGGAGAAGAATTGGTTAGACAGTTGGACAGTTACGCAGTTGGAGAATTAGTACGTcattgaaatagcttgaaatggcacaaatgtgttgtcaacACCTTCATGGTTTAAAAGATATCAGTGTCGGAcatgaaaaagtggtattgtgccaTTCCTATCTTCAACCAGAACCTCTGCCTCATTTGGATCATCATTTATTCCTCATTACTACTACTGGGATTAGAAAAGTCAGAGTAGTAACTTCaagttcacatcttaatccGAATTTTAGCATCTTAATCCGCCCTTCATCAACTGCTTGTCCtcacatgaggagctggaacCAACCCCAGATGGTGTTGGGGCAAGCGGCATTTCGTTAACATTAGTAATTTTTTTAAGGCTCCTGGTCTCtatcttcctcttctctttcatctctttgtaaatatgatgttttgtctgtaatctgctgaacttgtttctgtacatgtgtccgtcctgggagagggatccctcctctgtggctcttcctggggtttctcccatttttccccgggtttttgtggagtttttcctcactcgatgtgagggtctaaggacagatgGTGTCACtttgtacagactgtaaagccatTTGAGGCAAatagtgtttgtgatgttgggctttataaataaaattgacttggaGGCTCAAAAATATGGTTGTGCCTCATTAAGCCCAGGCTTTGGTCCCCACATGGTCATTTTGTACCAGGAAAGGTCCCACAGAGGCAACAAAAACCAgctacacacagaaagacacacagctCCTCCCTGCTTGCATGCAGCAGGAATTTCCTCCCTCCAGTTACACTTTCTAAGTCGTAGGGGAGGAGGAATTTTCTGGAATGTAGGCTAAATTCGAAGAGCAAACACTCTAAGTAAATGAGACTAGTTTGAAGTGAGCACCAGTAATCGAACCCCTGAATGATGTTATTGGGGGCAATGTTACACGTTTTTTAATGCATGAAAATATGATGTCTTGTGGGGTTTCAACACGTGGCACAAGAGGGACGACGTTTCAgttttttagcattaaaaacataaatattcatCCAAAGCTGCCTCACTGCGAGTCAAGACAGCTGTAGACACCTCCCCTAGAATTGTACAAACGACAGCCCCCAAAATGAGTTTGCAGGAGGCTGAATGCATGTGAGGATCTGCACGTAGCCGTCGGAACCATCCAGAGTAAGAAAACCGGTCGTGGCCAGCAGATGGCCATCAGTGCTCCAGTACATCGCAGACAGGAAGAATCTCTGCACTGTTAGTCCATCATCTTCACTCCGCTATCTGCGCAGGGCTGTGACATACCATAGGAGTCGCAAACCGAGGGTCACATTTCTCTCTAACTCTTTGGAGGAAAGCACTAAGGTAAAAGAAATATCACTTATGAACAAAAGacgaaaattaaaaaaagaataatgtctACGTGACTGTCTAACGTAGTTATCGTGTTCACTACATATATGTGGACGCGTCTCTTTCCACCGTAATATCTTTCTGAATACAACGCACTCTGTCAGACGCTGCCAACTTCAAGCGTATTCTCCAACGATATTATCGTTAGGTcagctaactagctagctagcaaGCTAGTTCGAAACTAGCGACACACAGGTGAAACTTTACATTTATGTTGTCACgaaaatgtaaatgactatTTAATGCGATTGGATTGGCCCTAAAAATGAAGCAGAATTCAAGTAGAGGAAAGCGAACATGGCTAGTAAAGATATCAAACTCCGCTATTTGCCCACGAATCTCGGTTAGCTATTTGCGTAAAAAACTACGCAATTAGCACTAATGTTGTGGAATTCCACTGCAGTGCAGCGTGGGACGCTGCCGCTGCCCTCACTCTGCCCCAAGTTACACAgttaatttgtctttttgtaCATGAAGAGTTACAATATTTTACATGAGAACGTGTCGTGGTAAAAGCGAATACTCAGTGGAAATATAGCTCACTTCTCATTTAACCTCTTTGCATGATTGTCCACCAAATTGTTTTACGTCTTATTATGTGCAAGTACTCCGAGAAATGACCATTTGCGCTTAAATTCTTTGTATGTGCACTCTCTTAAGTTGTCAAGTGAAGCATATTGTGATACCGGTAACTGCGTGGCACCCTCCAAACTAAGTTAAGCTGGAGTTAATAAACAATATTTGCCCTCCAGATTTAAAACGCCCCGCTGTTTTGTGGCGGTTTGCAGGGGTTATTGGCAGGTTATTGCAGGTAAAATATGTGTGTCACTGAGACTCCATAGAGGAGTGTGCAGCTCACTCGTGAGCTTTCTCGGCGGGGAGGGGCGAAGACGTGGCAGTCCTCTTCCATCCACATCCTGTGTTATCTGACTCCTCCGCTTCACTGCCTGTAAAAACTTGGGAGGCCAAATTTTCAGAATATATCACTGTACGAGACACACTTAAAGTCATTAAGTAGTAAAAGTACCCGGGGAGCACAAATTAACAAAAATGCCACTTAGATTTATGTATATGTCACTGCCAAAATCGAATAATTTATCACCAAATATTCACAAATAAATTcctgtataaaataaaataagcctgtccttttactttttgagttatgctgatTATAGTTATTTAGGCagatacacatacagacaatAATAATTTAGTCTTCTAGTCAGAAGTAGTAATTTATTGAAATACATGCAGATACTGCACAGTTCATCACAACATACTGTAATCAACACTGCTATACTACCAAGTACCCAAAAAGACCAGTCATttgataaatataaaatgtatgtcAAAACAGAATTATGAGTGAATTAGCCAGTGTGTCGTAAATTCAATGGCCCAAAAATCTTTTCATATGAGGATATATTATTCTTTTTGTTGACAGGCTCCAAAAGTACTTATCGTGCAGCTGTGCCTtggatttaaatatttatgacaTTGCGAGAGTTATTTCACAAGGTTATTTTTCAAGGCTTctctattttttgtctttttgtaagCCACAGAACTTATGTTGCACTTtccatttttataaatatatttacaattacattcattttaacCCCAATAACTAAGTTATAGTGTGGTGAAATGTTTATATGCTCCTTATAAATGCATTAAAGGGGGACTTTTCTGTTTACACTATTTCTCtcgtttacatttaaaatctgGAAATGTATGCACAAGGAGCCACTACCTAAACGTAAACAGAGAATTGTCTCATGATAAACATGTTTCAACAGAATATTACTCAGATAAGGGGAAATAGAAGCAGGCCAAGTGTACACaaattttttttctatttgtctaaACAAGCTGCTTTGCAAATATCTGTCAGGTTAAATGTTAAACGGTTTGTACACCAACTGAAAAGAGACATTaccacacacgtcacacacttTCATAACCACTCACTTTTATGTTTAGCATGAGCATGGATCTGAACTTAAACTGTTAAACATACAGCTTTATTCTTGATGGTACACTTATCCAGCTTAGAGGTACATTTGTTGTCACCCTGTCATTACAGTAATTGCAGTCAATTTTTTTCAACCTGGTTGAAAGTGGGAAAAGGCAGATTTACAGTATTCTAGACCGAGTGACACCACAGAATCAGAAAATAGCAGGAAATTGTATTTTTGCGTCACCGTTTCTACTTAAATATAACTTTAACGCAATTTTATTCCTCTTAAATTAAACAAGttctgacagattttttttccttcctcattGCCTACTGCTGACCTGAACTGAATGTGAagtcattcttttattttcgCTAAAGGCTGGTAAGGGCCTGTCCGAGCCTGTTCCTTCTCATTCTGGTAGAAGGCGTTACAAATTGACATCAACACAAATTGACATGAATACACGGTTCAATTATTAACTTTACTTTGCATCCAGGTGTCTGTgagtgcacacgtgtgtgtgagtgtagccAGAATTTCTGTATATGTTGGTGGTAAATAGTATTACAAATGCTCACAAGTAATACCACTGTTATAGCACTTTTGTTGTTGCATATTAAcaacataattcacaaaaataCAGAGGTCATCTCTGCTGTATCAGTGACAATAAACCAAAtagtaaaacatttattaaacatttgtCTGAGTGAGGTGATACAAGGTCTGCATTCTCAACTTCAGACTTGCATTGGAGGTATTTCTGACAGCATAGTTGTTTATACTAAAGTACTTTACAAGTGTACAAACTCTGCTCACAGATATACAAGTCCAGTCTGTCTTTGTTATTCTCCTTTGTTATGGGTAGAGAGTCAGTGCCGGTCCACACACACCAGATGCCCAGTGGTTGTTATGACTGTGCCAACTCCAAAGCCAAACTGGAAACAGTGACATTAACCACAGACTTATATTTGACTTTGTGTGGTGGGAAGGAGGCTGCACTTCTAAAACGATTCCCCAAGTGTTTTAGTTCAAGGCTTTGAGTGTTCTTTTATACTTCACCTCTCGTTGGTTGCTTCAGATTGTAATTTCTGTATTAACATGTGTAAGTCTCTTACTCTTTGGTCAGGATGGAGCTGCTGTGTTGGTGCACGCTGCTGCTGAGCTATGTGCAGTTTCTCTCAGCCCACAATGACTTCTTCACCTCCATAGGTAAAAACCCTAAAGCCAAATGAAGTATGATACCATGTTCAAAATAACTGGTTCCTCTGCTGACTTCATGGCACTGTCAGATACTGTAATAATCTGTTTAGAGACATGGCAGTACTGatgcagtgttgttgttgttgtgtgtgtgtataggtcaGATGACAGATCTGTTATACACAGAAAAAGACCTTGTCACCTCTCTGAAGGACTACATCAAAGCAGAGGAAAACAAGCTGGAGCAGGTCAAAAGGTGAGTTTGTGGACTCAAAGTTACACTCAACGATTCATTCACTGAATGACTCTGAGTGACGGATTATTGCTTTCTTTGTGGCAGGTGGGCTGATAAGTTGGATTCGTTGACATCCA includes the following:
- the LOC131474402 gene encoding probable rhodanese domain-containing dual specificity protein phosphatase gives rise to the protein MDPVIILGGFSSFYTLYPFLCTPRMVLLEHERHTLTIYPSEILEEALYQGSATQASDYRIIKNLQITHVVNATANCTDAFPNMLCYLRLRLSDDAQQDLVQALPLASRFISTALKAEPAGRVLVHCSMGRSRSSALTLAFLMQHHRWTLLHAVRWLKERRACTAPNVNFLRQLLTYEEQLFGSRLTTLDDIRR